From Candidatus Edwardsbacteria bacterium RifOxyA12_full_54_48, a single genomic window includes:
- a CDS encoding RNA-binding transcriptional accessory protein: MLNELQITRVITSELGLQVFQVSNTLELFNQGATVPFIARYRKERTGLLDEVQIRNIRDRFDYIKELEERRDAILKSIEEQGKLSEGLKAKIEACLVKQELEDLYLPYKPKRKTKGMAAKEKGLEPLAVELWLQGESIVPEKLAQKYINPELGISNIKEALEGAKYIISELIADDAEVRKFIREITLARGILTSRVKEDFREQKTKFNQYYDFKEPLKSIPSHRFLAIIRGENEEVLTAGLEAPAVEIDEYLLKKFLRNGSYAQAVFLTEVIGFAYRVYLSSSIEVELRSEIKEKSDIEAIKVFAENLRNLLLAPPAGSRAIMGIDPGLRTGCKIAVLDDTGKFLEYATVFPHGSARQRQEAGATLAALAQKYKMELAAIGNGTASRETDAFVREMIQGNQEVKLQPVVVSESGASVYSASDLAREEFPDLDVSVRGAISIARRLQDPLAELVKIDPKSIGVGQYQHDVNQPKLRQALHETVESCVNFVGVDLNTASYSLLAYVSGLSQAMAKNIVKYRDDNGAFKNRKTLLKVPRLGPKAFEQAAGFLRIRGGADPLDNSAVHPESYSIVKQMAQDIKVKVDQLVGNALFAEKIDLKKYMTDTVGLPTLTDILSELKKPGRDPRQKFELANFMDGVTAISHLKPGMMLEGVVTNVANFGAFIDIGVHQDGLVHISQLANKYVRDPKEVVKVGQKVKVKVLEVELERKRIALSMKEGNQDNPAH, encoded by the coding sequence ATGCTTAACGAACTTCAGATAACCCGGGTTATTACCAGCGAACTGGGGCTTCAGGTTTTCCAGGTAAGCAACACCCTGGAACTATTTAACCAGGGGGCCACCGTCCCCTTCATCGCCCGCTACCGCAAGGAAAGGACCGGGCTGCTGGACGAGGTCCAGATCCGCAATATCCGAGACCGCTTCGATTACATCAAGGAACTGGAGGAGCGCCGGGACGCCATCCTCAAAAGCATCGAAGAGCAGGGCAAGCTCAGCGAAGGGCTAAAAGCCAAGATCGAGGCCTGCCTGGTAAAACAGGAGCTGGAGGATCTTTACCTGCCCTACAAGCCCAAACGGAAGACCAAGGGCATGGCGGCCAAGGAAAAAGGACTGGAGCCGCTGGCCGTGGAGCTGTGGCTGCAGGGAGAAAGCATCGTCCCGGAAAAACTGGCCCAAAAGTATATCAATCCCGAATTGGGCATCAGCAATATAAAGGAAGCTCTGGAGGGAGCCAAATATATCATCTCCGAGCTGATAGCCGACGATGCCGAGGTCCGCAAATTCATCCGGGAGATCACCCTGGCCAGGGGCATCCTGACCTCGCGGGTAAAAGAGGACTTCCGAGAGCAGAAGACCAAATTCAACCAATACTATGATTTCAAGGAGCCGCTTAAAAGCATCCCCTCCCACCGCTTTCTGGCCATCATCCGCGGCGAGAACGAGGAGGTGCTGACGGCAGGCCTGGAGGCCCCGGCCGTTGAGATAGATGAATATCTGCTGAAAAAGTTCCTGCGGAATGGCTCCTATGCCCAGGCGGTCTTTTTGACCGAGGTCATCGGCTTCGCCTACCGGGTCTATTTGAGCAGTTCGATTGAAGTGGAACTGCGTTCGGAGATCAAGGAGAAATCGGACATCGAGGCCATAAAAGTGTTCGCCGAGAACCTGCGGAATCTTCTGCTGGCCCCGCCGGCCGGCTCCAGGGCCATAATGGGAATAGACCCCGGACTGCGCACCGGATGTAAGATAGCGGTGTTGGATGATACCGGGAAATTTTTAGAATACGCCACCGTCTTTCCCCATGGCTCCGCCCGCCAAAGACAGGAAGCGGGAGCAACGCTGGCCGCCCTGGCCCAAAAGTATAAGATGGAACTGGCGGCCATCGGCAACGGCACCGCCTCCCGCGAGACCGATGCCTTCGTTCGGGAGATGATCCAAGGGAACCAGGAGGTCAAGCTCCAGCCGGTGGTGGTCAGCGAGTCCGGAGCCTCGGTATATTCGGCCTCGGATCTCGCCCGGGAGGAATTTCCCGACCTGGATGTCTCGGTGCGGGGAGCCATCTCCATCGCCAGAAGATTGCAGGACCCGCTGGCCGAGCTGGTGAAGATCGATCCCAAATCCATCGGGGTGGGGCAGTACCAGCACGACGTCAACCAGCCCAAGCTCAGGCAGGCCCTGCACGAAACGGTGGAGTCCTGCGTCAACTTCGTTGGCGTGGACCTGAACACCGCCTCATATTCCCTGCTGGCATACGTCTCCGGCCTGAGCCAGGCCATGGCCAAGAACATCGTCAAATACCGGGATGATAACGGCGCCTTCAAGAACCGCAAAACGCTGCTGAAGGTGCCCCGGCTGGGGCCAAAAGCTTTCGAGCAGGCGGCCGGCTTTCTGCGCATCAGAGGCGGCGCCGATCCTCTGGACAACTCGGCGGTTCATCCCGAAAGCTATTCCATAGTCAAACAGATGGCCCAGGATATCAAGGTCAAAGTGGACCAGTTGGTGGGCAATGCCTTATTTGCGGAAAAAATTGATTTGAAGAAATACATGACCGATACGGTCGGCCTGCCCACTTTGACCGACATCCTGTCGGAGCTCAAGAAACCGGGCCGCGACCCCCGCCAAAAGTTCGAACTGGCCAACTTTATGGATGGCGTCACCGCGATCAGCCACCTGAAGCCCGGTATGATGCTGGAGGGCGTGGTCACCAATGTGGCCAATTTCGGAGCCTTTATTGATATCGGCGTGCACCAGGACGGCCTGGTGCACATCTCCCAGCTGGCCAACAAATATGTCCGGGACCCCAAGGAGGTGGTCAAGGTG